A genomic stretch from Bosea sp. F3-2 includes:
- a CDS encoding cytochrome c3 family protein gives MARLKSFVLWCWSVVVRFWRIISRPSAYLPLGFLTLGGFVCGVIFWGGFNTALEITNTEKFCTSCHEMRDNVYQELQSTVHFSNRSGVRATCPDCHVPHNWTDKIARKMQASKEVWGKIFGTISTREKFLNHRLELAKHEWSRLKANDSLECRNCHSSVAMDFTKQTRRAAEIHGRFLTTGEKTCIDCHKGIAHLLPDMTGIEPGWKDAPELQGKGSASWHGPERAVRTYLAEIEKH, from the coding sequence ATGGCCAGGCTCAAATCCTTCGTTCTCTGGTGCTGGAGCGTCGTCGTGCGCTTCTGGCGCATCATCAGCCGGCCGAGCGCCTATCTGCCGCTCGGCTTCCTGACGCTGGGCGGCTTCGTCTGCGGCGTGATCTTCTGGGGCGGTTTCAACACCGCGCTGGAAATCACCAACACCGAGAAGTTCTGCACGTCCTGTCACGAGATGCGCGACAACGTCTATCAGGAGCTGCAGTCGACGGTGCATTTCTCCAACCGCTCGGGCGTGCGCGCGACCTGCCCGGACTGCCATGTTCCGCACAACTGGACCGACAAGATCGCCCGCAAGATGCAGGCCTCCAAGGAGGTCTGGGGCAAGATCTTCGGTACGATCTCGACGCGCGAGAAATTCCTCAACCACCGGCTCGAGCTCGCCAAGCATGAATGGTCCCGGCTGAAGGCCAACGACTCGCTCGAATGCCGCAACTGCCATTCCTCGGTCGCGATGGACTTCACCAAGCAGACGCGCCGCGCGGCCGAGATCCACGGCCGCTTCCTGACCACTGGCGAGAAGACCTGCATCGACTGCCACAAGGGCATCGCCCATTTGCTGCCGGATATGACGGGCATCGAGCCAGGCTGGAAGGATGCGCCGGAGCTGCAGGGCAAGGGCAGCGCCTCTTGGCACGGGCCTGAACGGGCCGTGCGGACCTATCTGGCGGAGATCGAGAAGCACTGA
- the napA gene encoding periplasmic nitrate reductase subunit alpha, which produces MTLSRREMLKAQAAGVAALAANMSVPAEAQPVTGGVDSLQIKWSKAPCRFCGTGCGVMVGVKEGRVIATHGDMKADVNRGLNCIKGYFLSKIMYGSDRLTQPLLRKKNGVYAKDGEFTPVSWEEAFDTMAAKAKATLKAKGPTALGMFGSGQWTIFEGYAATKLMRAGFRSNNLDPNARHCMASAAYAFMRTFGMDEPMGCYDDFEHADAFVLWGSNMAEMHPILWTRVTDRRIGQPHVKVAVLSTFTHRSSDLADIPIVFKPGTDLAILNYIANHIISTGRVNKDFVDKHTTFVKGATDIGYGLRPDDPREVKAKKAADPAATTPSDFEAYAAFVKDYTLDKVSALTGVEPGFLEQLAELYADPKRKVVSFWTMGFNQHVRGVWANQLVYNLHLLTGKISEPGNSPFSLTGQPSACGTAREVGTFAHRLPADMTVVNPEHRKHAEEIWRVPNGIIPEKPGYHAVEQDRMLKDGKLNFYWIQVNNNLQAAPNSSNETYPGYRNPENFIVVSDAYPTVTALAADLILPAAMWVEKEGAYGNAERRTHVWHQLVQAPGEARSDLWQLMEFSKRFTTDEVWPAEILDANPNYKGKTLFDVLYRNGQVDRFPASEIDPEYDNQEAKHFGFYVHKGLFEEYASFGRGHGHDLGPYDLYHRVRGLRWPVVDGKETLWRYREGLDPYVKPGKGVEFYGNKDGKARIIAVPYEPPAESPDAEYDLWLVTGRVLEHWHSGSMTMRVPELYKAFPGARCFMHPEDARKRGLNQGAEIRLISRRGEMRTRVETRGRNRMPPGVVFVPWFDASQLINKTTLDATDPISKQTDFKKCAVKIVPVSG; this is translated from the coding sequence GTCACGGGCGGCGTCGATAGCTTGCAGATCAAATGGTCGAAGGCGCCGTGCCGCTTCTGCGGCACCGGCTGCGGCGTGATGGTCGGCGTCAAGGAAGGGCGCGTCATCGCCACGCATGGCGACATGAAGGCCGACGTCAATCGCGGCCTCAACTGCATCAAGGGCTATTTCCTCTCCAAGATCATGTACGGCAGCGACCGGCTGACCCAGCCGCTGCTGCGCAAGAAGAACGGCGTCTATGCCAAGGACGGCGAGTTCACGCCGGTCTCCTGGGAGGAGGCTTTCGACACCATGGCCGCGAAGGCCAAGGCGACGCTCAAGGCCAAGGGGCCGACCGCGCTCGGCATGTTCGGCTCCGGCCAGTGGACGATCTTCGAGGGCTATGCCGCGACCAAGCTGATGCGGGCCGGCTTCCGCTCCAACAACCTCGATCCGAACGCCCGCCACTGCATGGCGTCCGCGGCCTATGCCTTCATGCGCACCTTCGGCATGGACGAGCCGATGGGCTGCTATGACGATTTCGAGCATGCCGACGCCTTCGTGCTCTGGGGCTCGAACATGGCGGAGATGCACCCGATCCTGTGGACGCGGGTGACGGACCGCCGGATCGGCCAGCCGCACGTCAAGGTCGCGGTGCTCTCGACCTTCACCCACCGCAGTTCGGACCTTGCCGACATCCCGATCGTGTTCAAGCCGGGCACGGATCTGGCGATCCTGAACTACATCGCCAACCACATCATCTCGACCGGACGGGTGAACAAGGATTTCGTCGACAAGCACACCACCTTCGTGAAGGGCGCGACCGACATCGGCTATGGTCTGCGCCCCGACGATCCACGCGAGGTCAAGGCGAAGAAGGCGGCTGACCCCGCTGCGACGACGCCGAGCGATTTCGAGGCCTATGCCGCCTTCGTGAAGGACTATACACTGGACAAGGTCTCGGCCCTGACCGGCGTCGAGCCTGGCTTCCTGGAGCAGCTCGCCGAGCTCTATGCCGACCCCAAGCGCAAGGTCGTCTCGTTCTGGACCATGGGCTTCAACCAGCATGTGCGCGGCGTCTGGGCGAACCAGCTCGTTTACAACCTGCATCTGCTGACCGGGAAGATTTCCGAGCCCGGAAACAGCCCGTTCTCGCTCACCGGCCAGCCCTCGGCCTGCGGCACGGCGCGCGAGGTTGGCACCTTCGCCCATCGCCTGCCGGCCGACATGACGGTGGTCAATCCCGAGCACCGCAAGCATGCCGAGGAGATCTGGCGCGTCCCGAACGGGATCATTCCGGAGAAGCCCGGCTACCACGCCGTCGAACAGGACCGGATGCTCAAGGACGGCAAGCTGAATTTCTACTGGATCCAGGTCAACAACAACCTCCAGGCCGCGCCGAACTCCAGCAACGAGACCTATCCGGGCTATCGCAACCCCGAGAACTTCATCGTCGTCTCCGACGCCTACCCCACGGTGACGGCGCTGGCCGCCGACCTGATCCTGCCCGCCGCGATGTGGGTCGAGAAAGAGGGCGCCTACGGCAATGCCGAGCGGCGCACCCATGTCTGGCACCAGCTCGTGCAGGCGCCGGGCGAGGCACGCTCCGATCTCTGGCAGCTCATGGAGTTCTCGAAGCGCTTCACCACCGACGAGGTCTGGCCGGCCGAGATCCTCGACGCCAATCCGAACTACAAGGGCAAGACTCTCTTCGACGTCCTCTACCGCAACGGCCAGGTCGATCGCTTCCCCGCGAGCGAGATCGATCCCGAATACGACAATCAGGAAGCGAAGCACTTCGGCTTCTACGTCCATAAGGGCCTGTTCGAGGAATACGCTTCCTTCGGACGCGGCCATGGCCATGATCTCGGACCCTACGATCTCTATCATCGGGTCCGCGGGCTGCGCTGGCCGGTGGTCGACGGCAAGGAGACGCTCTGGCGCTACCGCGAAGGGCTCGACCCTTACGTCAAGCCCGGCAAGGGCGTCGAGTTCTACGGCAACAAGGACGGCAAGGCCCGCATTATCGCGGTGCCCTACGAGCCGCCGGCGGAATCGCCTGATGCCGAATACGATCTCTGGCTGGTCACCGGCCGCGTGCTGGAACACTGGCACTCCGGCTCGATGACCATGCGCGTGCCGGAGCTCTACAAGGCCTTTCCGGGCGCGCGCTGCTTCATGCATCCGGAGGATGCCCGCAAGCGCGGCCTCAATCAGGGCGCGGAGATCAGGCTGATCTCGCGCCGCGGCGAGATGCGCACCCGCGTCGAGACGCGCGGGCGCAACCGCATGCCGCCCGGCGTGGTCTTCGTGCCCTGGTTCGACGCCAGCCAGCTGATCAACAAGACGACGCTAGACGCCACCGATCCCATCTCCAAGCAGACGGATTTCAAGAAATGCGCGGTCAAGATCGTTCCGGTCTCGGGCTGA
- a CDS encoding nitrate reductase cytochrome c-type subunit, whose translation MRGQDRSGLGLMRSRTFLGAAMAAGLVLAFGAALSQEGAPVKIVPRLTGTADPMALDRVPALGRPIVDDVKRMRNYPEQPPVIPHSIDGYQLTLNTNRCMDCHKREFTEGSGAPMISVTHFQDRDGQVLSDVTPRRYFCTACHVQQTDVAPLVQNRFQDAKDVGRKP comes from the coding sequence ATGCGCGGTCAAGATCGTTCCGGTCTCGGGCTGATGCGCTCGCGAACCTTCCTCGGGGCCGCCATGGCGGCGGGCCTCGTCCTCGCCTTCGGTGCCGCCCTCTCGCAGGAGGGGGCGCCGGTGAAGATCGTGCCGCGCCTGACCGGCACGGCCGACCCGATGGCGCTCGACCGGGTGCCGGCGCTCGGCCGGCCGATCGTCGACGACGTCAAGCGGATGCGCAACTATCCGGAGCAACCGCCGGTGATCCCGCATTCCATCGACGGCTACCAGCTCACCCTCAATACCAACCGCTGCATGGACTGCCACAAGCGCGAGTTCACCGAGGGCTCGGGCGCGCCGATGATCAGCGTCACCCATTTCCAGGACCGCGACGGGCAGGTGCTCTCGGATGTGACGCCGCGGCGCTATTTCTGCACCGCCTGCCATGTCCAGCAGACCGATGTCGCGCCGCTCGTCCAGAACCGGTTCCAGGACGCCAAAGACGTCGGCCGGAAGCCTTAG